Genomic DNA from candidate division WOR-3 bacterium:
GAAGATCTTCTTTTATTTTATCACAATCAATTTTCTTTTATCCAGATGATTTTTCTCAGTGAGAATCAAGAAATAGATACCGGGGGGTAACTTTTGGATATTAAATCTCTCCCTTTCGGCAGAATAGACAATTTCTCCAAGGACATTATAAATTTTTAAATTCGCCCATTCTTTCCCTAATTGGTGACCCATGGTAAGGGAACTTCTCTTGGGGCTTAGTTTGAAAAGAAAAGTTTCTTCTCCCTTTTCCGAAATCCCAACCAATCCCCGAATGGTTACCGAGTCGGTCTTTTTATCATTTATTCTATTGAGATCATTGGTCAACTGGGTAGAACAAGAGACTAAATAATTTCCCGCCGGTTGGTTGACCAGCCAATTGGGAAAGGTAAGATAGTATTTAGTCACCGGTTGGTGGTTATTAACGAAGGCAACGGTATCATAGAAATTACCAATCTTCATCCGCACCGAATAGTTTTCGGTGGTGGTGCCAAAGTTATAGAGGGTGCAGGCGGGAATGATGATACTTCCGGAATCAACTGTGCCGATCGGGGAAACGATTGAGAGAACGCCGACATCTCTTACCGTGGCACTGAGCGTAATATCGCAGATTATCGTATCACCGACCATTCGGATATTTCTCACGCCAACATTAGTTGGTTGATTTACCCGATTCCGACTATTCGGCTTGGTATTATTATCAAAGACCAACCTCTGCCAGATACCGGGTAAAGGGTCGGAGGTATCGCCTAAGGCTTCGTGATAATAATGGGGGTCAGGACGAACACCGGTACCGTGGTCAAGATGGAAGGTTGAATCCTCTTCCAAGTCAACGATATTGTGATAAGAACCCTGGGCGGGGTCAATATGCCAGATTAAAAGACCCGGACCAGGTAAGGGGGTATCAAAACCTTTCTGCTGGCGATTTTCTAAATAGAAGCAAGTATCGGTATTTAAACCCTGCCGCCAGACTTTATAACAGACCGGATGGGTCTCAATGTCTAAAATTTTGAGGTTAAAAGTATCATGAGTGATTAAAATTGGCGTAACAAATCCCGCTCGGACCTTACTCCAGGCTTCCATATGGGAAGGACTCCAAGGGGTATTGCCACCCGCCCCCCAGGCACCATAACCCATCAAACCCCAATAACCGATCCCCCAGGTGTTGCGGGTGCCGTCATAGAGATCAGGCAAGCCAACCAGATGACCCAATTCGTGGCACATTACCGCAATACAGCAAAGGGTAGTTTCTAAGGCGGGCGTTACCAAATTTATCTCCGGGACATTAGTTACCCCATAAATTGTTACCCCGTCGTTGGTCTGATAGGTGAAACTGGGGATGGCGTGGGACCAACAGTGGTTGACATTTCTGGTATCCTCACCACCGGGTCCGGCGTGAACCATAAAGAGGGCATCAATCCGATTATCCCCATTTATGTCAAATTGTCGGAAATCAACATACTGGTCAACCTGCTGACAATTCTCCCTCGCCAACTGACTGCCGGTTGAGAGCATATAATTGCCATCATAATACCGGGAGTAGTTATATTGGGAAGTGAACCAGCGGTTGCCAGCGATGCCGCCTAACACAGTATATTGACCATAGGAGTTCTCTAAGAAATAGTCAGTGAGGCTACCCTGCCGGTAAGGAGCATTATGATAGACACCGATAGAATAAAGCATTGAGTCAAAACGGGCGGGTGAATGACGGATGGTATCTGCCCGATTATCCGGGAATTGCATTAGGATGCAGACCGTCTCTAAGGTGCGGAAACCTTTTAATTTATTTTCCCCAGGGACTTCTACTCCAGGGGGAAAGACTGGTTCTGGTCCAATTGAACCCGGTCGGGGCGGCATCGCAAAGATTAAGTTAAAAAGGAAAATTAAAAGAAGAAACATCTTCCCTCCTGATGATTAATCCCCTTTTTCCTTAAAGACTTGATTTAGATATTCTACAATTTTCCCAATGGTGGTTCCCGGGCCGAAAAGTTTACCGATGCCCATCTCATACAATTTCTCCTTATCTTCCTCAGGAATTATTCCCCCACCAAAGAGATGAATCTCTTCTGCCTTATTTTCTTTCAATAATCTTAAAACTTCAGGAAAGAGGGTCATATGGGCACCGGATAGAATTGAAAGGCCGATCGCATCAACATCCTCCTGAATGGCGGTCCGGACAATCATCTCCGGGGTCTGATGGAGACCGGTATAAATCACTTCAAATCCGGCATCCCGCAAACCCCGAGCCACGACCTTGGCGCCCCGGTCGTGACCGTCGAGACCGGGTTTGGCAATTAAAATTCTAATCTTCTTTCCCATCTTACCTCCTAAAATACCGGAGTTTCCCGGTATTCACCAAATACCTCTTTTAGGGTACCACAGATTTCACCCAGGGTGCAATAAGCACGGGCGCATTCCAAAATTGGCGGCATAATATTTTCCTTACTCTGAGCCACCCTTTTTAACTCTTTTAAGGTCTTATTCACTTGATTATTATCCCGCTTTTTTCTCAACTCCGCCAGTCGCTCCCTCTGTTCTTCTTCCACCCTCGGGTCAATTTTTAAGATGGGGATTTCCAACTTCTCATCCGGAATGATAAATTCGTTTACGCCAACGATGATTCTTCTCTTTTCTTCCACTGCTTTCTGATAACGATAGGCGGCTTCAGCGATCTCCCTCTGCGGATAACCAATTTCAATCGCCTTCACCATCCCGCCCAACTCCCGAATCTTGGCAAAGTATTTATAAGCCTCTTCTTCTAAGCGGTCGGTTAGGTATTCTACATAGTAGGAACCAGCAAGAGGGTCAATGACACTGGGGATACCCGTCTCATAGGCAAGAATCTGTTGGGTACGGAGGGCAATTAGAACCGCTTTTTCGGTGGGCAATGCCCAGGTCTCATCCATAGAATTGGTATGTAGACTCTGGGTACCCCCTAAGACCGCCTGTAATGCCTGGAAGGCGGTCCGGACGATATTATTTTCTGGTTGCTGGGCGGTTAAGGTGCAACCCGCGGTCTGGGTATGGAATCTCAAAAGGAGTGATTCCTTTTTCTTTGCGTGGTAGGTATTTTTCATCTCCCTCGCCCAGATTCTTCTTGCGGCCCGGAATTTGGCGATCTCTTCAAAGAAGTCAAGATGGGAGTCAAAGAAGAAAGAGAGTCTGGGGGCAAAGGAATCAACATCTAACCCCCTTTTTATCCCCTCCTCCACATAGGTGAACCCGTCCATTAAAGTGAAAGCCAACTCCTGAATGGCAGTGGCACCCGCCTCCCGGATATGATAACCGCTGATGGAGATGGTATTCCACTTGGGGACGTATTTGGAGCCAAACTCCATAATGTCGGTGATGATTCTTAAAGAAGGTTCGGGAGGAAATAGCCAGGACTTCTGGGCGATATATTCTTTTAAGATATCATTTTGGATTGTGCCCCGCAACTGGTCTGGTTTCACTCCTTGCTTTTCCGCGGTCACGATATAAAACGCCCAAAGGACCGCGGCTGGGCCGTTGATGGTCATGGATGTTGAGACCTTATCTAAGGGGATACCTTCAAATAAGGTCTCCATATCCGCCAGAGAAGAGACCGCCACGCCACAAACGCCAACCTCGCCTTTGGATAATGGATCATCAGAATCCCGACCGTAAAGGGTGGGAAAATCAAAGGCGACGGAAAGTCCGGTCTCACCGTGCGCCAAAAGAAATTTGTAACGCTTATTAGTATCCTTAGCGGTACCGAAACCCGAGAATTGACGCATCGTCCAGAGTCTACCCCGATACATCGTATGCCTTATTCCTCGGGTGAAGGGATACTCTCCGGGAGTTCCTAACTTCTCTTCGTAAACAAAATCCTTCAAGTCTTCTGGGGTGTAAAAAAGTTTTAGAGGAATTCCCGAGATTGTTTCAAACTCCTTCTCCATTTCCCCTCCTGCCAAATTCTTCTTTTACCATTTTAATAATCATCTCACTCACAGTAAAAGGTGTTAAATTTCCCCTTTCAATCTCTTTTATCCAATCTGGGAAAAGCCTCTTTATCTCCTCCCTTTCCCAGATCTCCTTCTTAATTTTCTCTTCGGTCAAATCCTTTATCTCCGAGATGATATTTTCCCTTCGCTTTTTCTCAAGGAGACCGTTTTCGGTCAGATATTGGCGATGCCTTCCAATCTCCCGAAATACTTCTTCCACTCCCTCGCCCGTTAAAGCACAAGTCTTAATTACCGGTGCCTGCCAGTTGGTATTCTCCTTCATTTTTAAGGTAGCAGAGAGTTCTAAGGCTAACCGGTCCGCTCCTTCCCGGTCGGATTTATTTATTAGAAAGATATCGCCAATCTCCAAAAGACCCGCCTTTAGGGTTTGGATGGTATCTCCGGATTCTGGAACCAGGACAACAATTACCGTATAAGCGGTCTTTTGGATTTCAATCTCAACCTGACCCACTCCTACCGTCTCAATGAGAATAATATCCTTTCCGAAGGCATCTAAAATATCACAAACCTCCTTGGTTCGGAAGGCAAGACCACCAGAAGAACCTCGACTCGCCATACTCCGGATATAGACCTTGGGTTCTAAAAATAGGGAAGCCATCCTTACTCTATCTCCCAAGATGGCACCCCCGGTAAAAGGAGAGGAAGGGTCAACGCAGACAATACCGAGAGAGAAGTTTTCCTTTAAAAATGAGTTGGCGATTCTTTCAATGAGGCTACTCTTGCCGCTTCCTGGTGCTCCGGTGATACCAATCCGATAAGCCCGACCAATCCTCGGATATAAATGAGATAGGATTGCTAAACCCTCTTCGGCATCGTTTTCCACCAAAGAGATTAATTGAGATAAGGCTCGGACTTCTCCTTTATTAAATCGCGCCAAGAGTTCTTCCATCAATCAAAAATCACAAATGATAACTCCAACTCTTTTTTATTCTATCCGAATTGGGTGAGAAGTCAAGTTGACGGTAACTCAATATAATTAGGCAGTGAATTAGACCATTGATTAGACTTCTGGTTAAGATCCTCAATTAGGTTCCTGATTAGACCTCCGATTGAACTTCGGATTAGGCATCCATTTATTCTCCTTCTTACCCATTTTATTACCTTTGGGATTAGACCTTCAATAAGACCGGGAATTAGTTTAGAGGTTAGGCTATCTATTAAGTTGGAAATTAGGTCCTTAGTTAAATCCCTGATACCATCCCCTGTATGCTTCACCCAATTTTATAAAGGAATACCCCTCATGTTTTATAAAATTCTTCTCACTTAACTCCATTTTTGGTTAAGGTCTACTTCTCCGCTCCACCTCCTTAATCCCGAATAAATAAATTTTCATATCCTCGGTAAAGCTATTAATCCTTATCTCCCGAAGATAACATACCATTATCTCGTATCCCCTTAAGATCGCCTCTTCCATACTTCTCTTTTGGGGCTGGGATTAGAACCCAAATTAACCCCTATATAATAATAACGGAGATACCACCTAATTTCTGACAGTGAATTTTCCTATCGGGTATGACTTTTACTGGATACCCTATTGGTAGCCACTGCAAGTCAAATGGAAATACAGGGGCAATTGCTTAAATAATGATTAGGAACAGATGGACCAAGACCTTCAGTAGCCCAGGCGACTATATTCAGTAGTCAATGCCACTCCGATTTACCACCCCTTTTTGTAAAGGGTGTTTTATCTCTTTAATCTCGGAGGCCAAATCGGCAATTTCAATCAATTCCTTCGGAGCATAGCGACCGGTTATGATAATTTCTAAATCTCTTGGTGCGGAGAGCAAAACCGTTAAAACTTCTTTAACTGTTAAGAGACCGTAATCTAAGGCACAATTCAACTCATCAAGAATTATCATATCGTATTTTCTACTCTCAATCGCCTCCTTTGCCAACTGCCAACCTTCCCGGGCTAATTTTATATCATCCGGTTTTAATTCCCCTTTCTTCACAAAGGTTTTAAGTCCAAACTGCTTGACGGTAATATTGGGGAGTTTTTTTAAGACCTTTATCTCACCGTATTCATCCCCTTTCATAAATTGAATCATTAAGATTTTCCAATTGTGACCTAAGGCCCGAATCGCCTGACCGATGGCCGCGGTTGTCTTACCCTTTCCGTTTCCGGTATAAACCTGAATCATTCCCCATTCTACCTCAATTGCGAAGTAAGTCAAGAAAGATTAATTCTATCTTTTGCCTCTGGGGATGAAAAGTATTTACTTAAAATTTTAACCGCCTTTTCAATTCGTAATAAATTCTCTCTCTTAAAAGACCAGACGGAGAGACCAGAAGGGTGAGGTAAAGGGATAACGAACCTCTTCTTCCCCAAAAGGTCAATTTCAAATATCTTGCCCACTACTTCCTTTAATCTTCTCCTGCCCAAGATATTATTTATTGCCAGAGAGCCAACCGGAATCAAGACTTTTGGGTCCAATTTTTTAATCTCGTCTCTAAGATAAGGCAGACAGTTAACTAAATGTTCTCCCTTTGGTTTTAAATCTCCTCTCTTCCCTTTACCGGGAAAACATTTCATCACCTGGGTAATATAAACCTTCTTCCGAAAATCCCCTTCTTTTATCCCAACCTTTTCCAACCAGTCAAATAGCCTTCTCCCCGCCTTCCCAATAAAAGGGGTTCCTTTTTCTATCTCTTCTTTTCCCGGTGCTTGTCCGATTAAAATGATTTTCGCAGAAAAGACTGGGGAAAATACCGGATAACTACCTTCAGGCAGAGAACATTTCCGGCAAGCCTTAATCTTTTTTACCAACCCGCGTAAGTCCTTTTTCTCTGTTTTAACCACTTCCCTTTTGGGAATAGATACAGCCGCAATATTTTTGCCGATAAAGAGAAAGTTTCTTAGAAATAGTTAAACCCACTTGAAATCCCTCTTTAAAATCCGCAATTAAAAAGTCTAAACCTTCTTTTGCGGCAATCTCTCTACCCAGCCGGTTGATCAATTCCGCATTTTTCTGCCGACCGGAGGTTAAGGTTGTGCCAAAGATTAAAAATCCCTCCTTTTTCGCAAACCGGGCGGTCTCTCTTAACCGTAAGGTAAAACAGACCTCACACCTCTTTCCCCCTTCCTTTTCTTCTTCCCAACCTTTGACCATTTCTAACCATTTCTCTCTTTCGTAAGGGGCTAAAATTAAAGGAACTCGGTAATAATCCGCCACCTTTTTCGCCTCTTTTAATCTCTTTTCGTATTCTTCTTCCGGATGGATATTAGGGTTGTAGAAGAAAAGGGTTAGAGAGTAACTCTCTTTTAATTTTTCAATTGGATAAATAACACAAGGTCCGCAACAGGTATGGAGGAGAATTTTATTTCTCAACCGCTCATTGCCACCCGTCTCTTCAACCGGGCAAACCGCTCATCAACCTCCCTCTGGAACTCTTCAATCAATTTTTGATTCTCGGGCAGAAAGAGATGGCGAAAACGGCCTTGCATCTTCAACCATTCCTCAATCGGTTTTCGCTCTTTGGGTTCGTAGTTTAAGCGATAAACACCGTTTTCGTATTCGTATAAGGGCCAGAAATTTGTCTCTACCGCCAACCGGGAGATTTCAATCGTCCGGTCCGTAGGATAAACCCAACCCAAAGGGCAGGGAACCAAGATGTTGATGAAGGTTGGGCCATCATAGGAAAGCGCCTTCTCTACTTTGGTTACCAAATCGTTCCAGAAGGCGACCGTGGTCTGCGCCGCATAAGGAACATCATGGGCGATAACGATCTCAACGATATCCTTCCGCGGCTGTAATTTGCCCGGTAATTTTTTTCCTGCGGGTGAGGTTGTGGTGTCGGCAAAAGATGGGGTTGCCGAAGAGCGTTGAATACCGGTATTCATATAAGCCTGGTTATCGGTGCAGACGTATAGGAAGCGATGGCGTCTCTCAATTGCTCCGGAAAGTGCTTGAAAACCAATGTCATAAGTTCCACCATCACCACCAAAGGCAATAAACTTGATCTCCTTTGTTATCTTCCCTCTTCTTTTTAATGCCCGATACGCGGATTCCATTCCAGCGATAGTGGCGGCAGCATTTTCAAATGCGGAATGGAAGATTGGTACCTGCCAGGCGGTATGGGGATAGATGGTTGAGACAATCTCCAAACATCCAGTGGGCATCGCGCAGGCAACATTCTCCCCAGCCGCCAATAAAACCTGCCGCACCGCTAAAACCTCGCCGCACCCAGCACAAGCCCGATGACCATAAGAGAATAACTCTTTTCTCTTTACCAATTCTTTTAGTGATGCCATCTTATTTCACTCCAATATAACCAACTTCTTCTTTACTTTTACCCTTTTCTTTTATAAGAAATAATTCCTCAAACACTTCCTCAATCTCCTCTGGTGTTATCTCCCTTCCCCCCAAGCCGTAGATATAAGAAGCGGTAAGGGGTTTTTTCTTTTCATCGGCTAAAACCGCTCTAATTTCCGTATAGAGAATTCCCCCATAAGAAGATAAAGGTTCTGCCCGGTCCAAAACCCCCAGGACCGGAATTTCTCTTAACTCCTTTAAGATTTTCTGGTGAGGGAAGGGGCGGAAGGTCTTTAACTTAAAGACCCCCACTTTTTCCCCTTTTTCTCTCAGATTGTCAACCGCCACCGTTGCCGTCTCATAGGTGGAACCCATGGCGATGATCGCCACCTCACAGTCTTTTGTCTCATACCCTTCCATAATATCATAATAACGACCGAACCTTTCTCCAAATTCTCTACTTACTTTCTCAATCACCGGAAGGCTTTCCCTCATCGCCTCCGCAACCGCCCTCTTATGTTCAAAATAAGAATCAGGCAGACAAGCCGGACCAACGGTTATCGGATTATCAACGTCTAAAAGGGAATAGTTTGGCTTAAACTCTTTAATAAAGTCCTTCACCTCTTCATCACTTAAAACCTCAATCCGCTCCATACAGTGGGAGAGGATGAAACCGTCAATCGTCACCATAACCGGTAGATAACACTCTTCGGCAATCCTCACCGCTTGAATTAAGGTATCATAAGCCTCCTGGGAATTGGCGCAAAAGAGTTGGATCCAACCAGAGTCCCTGGAAGCCAAAGAATCCGAATGGTCGCAGTGGATATTTAGGGGGGCAGAAAGGGTTCTATTGACAACCGCCATCACAATTGGCAACCTTAAAGCGGAAGCGATAAATAGCATCTCATGCATTAAAGCCAAACCTTGGGAGGCGGTAGCGGTCATTGCCCGGGCGCCACAAGCCGCCGCGGCAATACAAGCCGAGATTGCGGAATGCTCACTTTCTACCGCCACAAATTCGGTATCCACCTCACCATCCGCGACAAAAGAAGAGAAGGTATAGACAACTTCCGTAGATGGTGTTATCGGATAGGCGGCAACGACATCTGGTGCAATCTGCTTCATAGCAAAGGCGAGTGCTTCATTTCCGGTTTTAGCAACAATCTTTTTCATTTCTTCTCCTTTTCCATCTTTATCGCCTGCACCTTTTTTGGGCAGACGCTGGCGCAAATTCCGCAACCTTTGCAGTAATCATAATTAATCCCAACCACTTTCCCATCTTTAACGATAATGGAACTATCCGGACAGTAAATCCAACAGCTAAGGCACTGGATACATTTCTTCTCATCGTAAATTGGGCGATAACTCCGCCAGGCACCCGTCTTATTCTCCCTTATCTTTTTCGTATCCGTAAGAATTGCCCCGCAGGGCAAATTACGCCAAGAGATTAAAAGGCAACCCTCTTTATTTTTCTTAACTTCCTCGGACCTCTTCATAAGCCCGCCTCACGGAACTTAAATTACCCTCAATCAATTCCTCTTTTCCCCGAAACTTCTGGGAAAACTTACCTCTTAAAGAATTTAGCACCGAAGAGAACTCAATCTCTAAAAGTTGATAATGATTAATCACCTTCACTAAGGCACCGAGCATCGGGGTATTAGGAATATCGCGTTTAATCAAAGAAAGAGAGATTTGCGAGGCATCAACCGTCCAAACCTTATTTCTTTTATTCTGAAGGCCTAATTTTTCTCTTACTAAATCTGGTGTTTCTGCGGTATTGATTAAAATTATCCCATCGTCCCTTAATCCGGTTAAAACATCACAGGCAGAAAAAAGGGTTGGGTCTAAAATCACCAAGATGTCCGGATTTTTTATCCCGGAATGGTTTCGGATAGGAAAGTCGGAAATTCTATTATAAGCAACAACCGGTGCCCCCATCCTCTCGGGACCAAATTCCGGAAATGCCTGAATGTATTTCCCAGTAGACATCACCGCTTCGCCAAAAAAGAGGGCCGCTAACCTTGCTCCTTGCCCTCCCCGACCGTGCCATCTAATTTCTAAAATTTTCTCTTTCATTTTTCAAAGAAGGTTTTTAAGTCTTTCCTTTCAAACATTAAAACGATTGCCTCCCTTTTTGCCTTAGAGCGATGGAAAGTATCCTTGGGTAATAACAACCCTTCCCCGGCTTGCAAATGGAACTCTTTATCTTTCGTCTCAATAGCAATCTCTCCTGATAAGACCAAAAAGAATTCATCAGAGTCGTGCTTGTGGAATTCGTATTCACCCAAAAAGCGCGAAATGACAACCCGATGATCATCAACAAAGGCAATCTCTTTCGGTTGCCAAACCCCCTTCAGGGTTTTTGCCTCTTTCTGCCAATTAATCAAATTCATAAAAATGGATTATAAAGAGGAAAAAGGAAAAGTCAAATCTTTTTCTGCCTTTTCCTGATATCGGACCATCCCCAAATCCTTAACTTTAAATAAGAAAAGGAAAGGAATTTACCCCCGTCTGTCCTACCAAGAAACCTTATGGGAATGGCTTTTATCTTTTAAAATCTATTTTTAGCCATTGGCATTGCGGCACCCTGCCAAGATTTTAAGGCGGAAAAATATGAGGGCCCAAAAATAGACCTTGACTTTATTATTATTTTTAATAAGCTCTTTAATGAAGTTTGGTAATTTTGAGATTTATCCAATTCTTGATGGCTATTTCGCCCTGGATGGCGGAGCGATGTTTGGAATCATTCCTAAGGTGCTTTGGCAAAGGACTAATCCCGCCGATGAAAAAAATCGCATTACTTTAGCGCTCAGAACCCTTCTGGTGAAAACACCGGATTGTCTCATTCTAATTGATACCGGGATTGGCGATAAGTTTGATGAGAAGTTTTCCGATATTTATAAAGTTGATAAGGCAGGGGGGCTTGAGAAATCTTTGGCGGAATTAAAAATTAACCCCAGGGATATTGATATTGTCATCAATACCCATCTCCATTTTGACCATGCAGGAGGCAATACTCAATATGATGAGAAAAGAGAGGTTTTACCCAAATTTCCTAAGGCAAAATATCTAATTCAAGAGAAGGAGTGGCAGGCGGCCAATCAACCGGATTGTCGGTCCCGGGCGAGTTACTTAAAAGAAAACTTTTTGCCCTTAAGAGACTACGGCAATCTTTCTCTTATCACCGGTGATTACCAAGTAACCGAAGGAGTAGAGGTAATTCTCACCGGTGGTCACACGGAAGGGCACCAGATTGTTCTAATCACTACCAAAGAGAAGAAGATTGTCTATTGGGGAGACCTAATTCCCACAGTTAGCCACTTAAACATTCCTTACATTATGGGTTATGACCTATTTCCCTTGGTTACGATGAAGAAGAAGGAGGAATTTTTAGCCCGGGCGAAAGCGGAGAGGTGGCTGATGGTTTTTGAGCACGATCCGAAGGTGGCGATCGGTTATTTTGGCAAAAAGGGGGAGTTGGCATCCTATGAAAAAGATTGAAAATCTAAAATACCTTTTCGCCCCTTCCTCAATCGCGGTAATCGGTGCTTCCTCTCGCGAAGGAAGTCTGGGGAGGGCAACATTTGCCAATATCCTCTTCAATGGTTTTCAGGGGGTTGTCTATCCAGTTAATCTCCGGGCAAGGAGTATTCTGGGGGTGAAGGCTTATCCTTCAGTCACCACCATCCCCGACCCGATTGACTTGGCGGTAATTATTGTCCCGGCGAGTGAGGTGCCAATTGTGATGGAAGAGTGTGGTCAGAAAGGGGTGAAAGGAGCAATTGTGATCAGTGCCGGTTTTAAGGAGATTGGCGAACGAGGGCGACAATTGGAGAGGCGGGTGAAAGAGATTGCTGACCGTTACGGGATTGCAATGATTGGACCGAATTGCTTCGGTCTAATTAATACCCATCCGGAGACGAAGATGAATGCCACCTTCGGCCGGATTATGCCCAATTCTGGAAACATCGCCTTCATCTCCCAGAGTGGGGCGGTTGGCGGAGCAGCTTTGGAGTATTGCGAAGCAGAAGAGATTGGATTATCAAAGTTTGTCTCTATCGGAAATAAGGCGGATATCTCGGAAAACGAACTGCTCTTTTATCTGAAAGACGACGAGACGACTAAGGTCATCCTCTTGTATTTAGAAGACTTAAAA
This window encodes:
- a CDS encoding 4Fe-4S dicluster-binding protein; translation: MKRSEEVKKNKEGCLLISWRNLPCGAILTDTKKIRENKTGAWRSYRPIYDEKKCIQCLSCWIYCPDSSIIVKDGKVVGINYDYCKGCGICASVCPKKVQAIKMEKEKK
- a CDS encoding 2-oxoacid:acceptor oxidoreductase family protein; translation: MKEKILEIRWHGRGGQGARLAALFFGEAVMSTGKYIQAFPEFGPERMGAPVVAYNRISDFPIRNHSGIKNPDILVILDPTLFSACDVLTGLRDDGIILINTAETPDLVREKLGLQNKRNKVWTVDASQISLSLIKRDIPNTPMLGALVKVINHYQLLEIEFSSVLNSLRGKFSQKFRGKEELIEGNLSSVRRAYEEVRGS
- a CDS encoding MBL fold metallo-hydrolase, giving the protein MKFGNFEIYPILDGYFALDGGAMFGIIPKVLWQRTNPADEKNRITLALRTLLVKTPDCLILIDTGIGDKFDEKFSDIYKVDKAGGLEKSLAELKINPRDIDIVINTHLHFDHAGGNTQYDEKREVLPKFPKAKYLIQEKEWQAANQPDCRSRASYLKENFLPLRDYGNLSLITGDYQVTEGVEVILTGGHTEGHQIVLITTKEKKIVYWGDLIPTVSHLNIPYIMGYDLFPLVTMKKKEEFLARAKAERWLMVFEHDPKVAIGYFGKKGELASYEKD
- a CDS encoding cupin domain-containing protein; its protein translation is MNLINWQKEAKTLKGVWQPKEIAFVDDHRVVISRFLGEYEFHKHDSDEFFLVLSGEIAIETKDKEFHLQAGEGLLLPKDTFHRSKAKREAIVLMFERKDLKTFFEK